The Mangrovibacterium diazotrophicum DNA window TTGTCCGTGATTCCGCCTAAAGCAGAAACCACCACGACCGCATCGTCGCTCTGACTCTTTACAATCTCCTTTACCTTTCGGATATTCTCGGCACTTCCCACCGAAGTACCGCCAAATTTCAACACTTTCATTTTAGGCATCAATTAATAAGATTTATTCAAAAAATAGCCGCTTTTCTGAAGTTTGTTACCCGCGCATTCGCAGCATTTTTGAATACCAATTTCTTCAGCTCAAAACCTGACAATGATCAGGTATTTCAACAAGCGGCAAAAATATGCTTATTTATTATTACTTTCTAATTATTAGCTCCAAAATTCAACTTTGCAACCATTGTTTAACTTCAATTTGAAAGAAACTCGCGATTCTTTTTTAATGGTTTTCTTTTACTGAAATTCCATTTTTCAACCTTTTAAAAAATGAAAAAGCAATGATTGACCGATGAACCTGAAGGCTAAAGTTTCACGCAAAAAAAATCCGGATAAGCAGTACGCCTTCCGGATTTTATACTGCACAGAAATATCGTTAACTCACGGTCGTCGTGCCCATGGTTACAGATTCAACAATTTTACCTTCGAGCTCTTGCGCCAACTCGACATTGTCTTTCAACAATGTACGAACCGACTCGCGCCCTTGTCCCAATTTTGTTTCTCCGTAACTAAACCACGAACCGCTCTTTTTAATCACATTGTAGGTTACACCCAAATCGATGATTTCACCGGTTTTGGAAATACCTTCGCCATACATGATATCAAATTCAGCTTTACGGAACGGAGGTGCCACTTTGTTTTTCACCACTTTCACACGAACGTTGTTACCCATCACTTCTTCGCCATCTTTAATCTGGCCGATACGACGGATATCCAAACGAACCGAAGCATAAAACTTCAGCGCGTTACCACCGGTTGTAGTTTCGGGGTTACCGAACATGACACCAATCTTCTCGCGCAACTGGTTGATGAAAATACAGCAGGTTTTTGTTTTGTTAATGTTGGCAGTCAGTTTACGCAACGCCTGCGACATCAAACGTGCCTGCAAACCCATTTTCGAGTCACCCATATCGCCTTCAATCTCCGCTTTCGGAGTCAAAGCAGCTACAGAGTCAATCACAACGATATCCACTGCACCCGAACGAATCAGGTTGTCTGCAATTTCCAAAGCCTGCTCTCCGTTGTCGGGCTGCGAAATCAGCAATTCGTCAGTATCCACGCCCAATTTTTTGGCATAATATGGGTCGAAGGCGTGCTCTGCATCAATGATCGCAGCAATACCTCCTGCCTTTTGAGCTTCAGCAATGGCATGAATAGCCAAGGTTGTTTTACCAGACGATTCAGGTCCGTAAATTTCAATAATACGGCCTTTCGGAAAACCACCAACGCCCAACGCAATGTCAAGCCCGATAGAACCTGTTGAGATAGAAGGAACCTCTTCGGCAACTCTATCGCCCATTTTCATGATGGCGCCTTTACCGTAACTTTTTTCAATTTTATCCATGGTCAGCTGAAGGGCTTTCAGCTTTTCCTTATTCACATTATTTTGTTCTTCTTTTGCCATAGCTTACTTTAAATCTAAAGCTTTGATTATTTGATCTGTATGCTCTTTCGTTTTTACTTTTTCGAAAACTTCGCTGATAACTCCGTTTTCATCTATCACATAAGTGGTACGCAAAACGCCCATGTATTTCTTGCCGTACATATTTTTCTCACCCCAGGCACCGTAAGCCTTCAGAATCTCTTGCTCGGTGTCTGCAATCAGGTTGAATGTCAAACTGTATTTATCAGCAAATTTTTTGTGCGAAGAAACGCCATCCGGACTTACACCAACCACCTCATAGCCTTGTTTCAACCAGTATTCGTAGTTGTCGCTCAAATTACACGATTCAGCAGTACAACCAGGTGTGCTGTCCTTGGGATAAAAGTATAAAATTAACCTCTTCCCTTTGAAATCTTTTAAAGAAATTGTTTCACCGTTTTGATTCAATCCACTGAAATCAGGAGCCTGATCTCCTTTGTTTAATAAAGCCATAACTCTTTATTGTTTAATTACACAAATATACTTGAATAAATCCGAAATGCAGGAGTTTAACGAACAATAAATCAGAATTAACTGGCAGTCAAATTGTTTCATTTTTACTCCTCATAAAATGTATTCGAACTACCTGATCAAACAACTCGCAGCCCAATTGGTTGTATGAAAAAGAGAAACATCAAACAAAAATTAAATACGGCAGGATTGCCCGGTTCATCCCTGTTTCATGGAACATTTTTTGTACTTTTAAGGGCGGTAAACAAACTCGATTTATGCAATCAAAAATCAAAAAACCACTTTTCTCACGTCTGTTTTTTTACCTATTCATCTGCACAAGTTTCCTTTACAACGGAGGTGTCAATGCACAATCCGATCCGGAAACCAAAGCAAAACAACTTTTTGAGAGTAGAAAGTATGAAGAAGCGCTCCCGGTTTTCGAAGACCTGACCCGCTTGTATCCTTCGGATCCAAATCTGAATTATTACTACGGGGCCTGTTTAATTGAAACCGGTCATTTCGATGCATCGGCGCTCAATGCATTGAAGCTAGCGGGTAGCCAGCAAAAATCGGATTGGTACCTGGCTCAATATTATCATGCAAATGACCAGTGGGCGGAAGCGATGACAGCTTACCAGCAATTCAAAGGCAATGCTTCTTCCAAAGAATTGAACACTGTTTCGTCATTGGATGAAATGATGGCGCTGTGTGCTCAGCAAATCAACCCGTATAAAGTGGCTGACGAAGAAAGCCCCGCAGATACAACCCAAATCATTGAGGAGCCTACTGCAATGCCTGCCGCCGTTTCTACAGAAGTCGCTTTCGTTGAGCCAGAACTACAAAATGAAGAAGCGGCGTATGCTGATACCCTGATCTCGTTCCCGGTAAACGCTCAAATAAGCTATTTAAAGGTCAGCCAATTTAAAACGGATGAAGCGCGTCAGGATTTCCTGGATGCTCGTGCGTTGGAGCAGGAACTGAATGAAAAGCTAAAAACAAGCAAGGAACTTCGCGAACGTTATGAAGCTGCAGACGACCTTGTTAAAATGCAACTGGCTGATTCAATTCTGCAGCTGGAACAAGACAGCTATAAACTGAACCAGGAAATTGCACAGAAAGACCAAAGTGCCAATTTGCGAGAGGCCAGTTACTGGAGCTCAGCAAGTATGAATGAAATTGCCCAATTCAG harbors:
- the recA gene encoding recombinase RecA, which gives rise to MAKEEQNNVNKEKLKALQLTMDKIEKSYGKGAIMKMGDRVAEEVPSISTGSIGLDIALGVGGFPKGRIIEIYGPESSGKTTLAIHAIAEAQKAGGIAAIIDAEHAFDPYYAKKLGVDTDELLISQPDNGEQALEIADNLIRSGAVDIVVIDSVAALTPKAEIEGDMGDSKMGLQARLMSQALRKLTANINKTKTCCIFINQLREKIGVMFGNPETTTGGNALKFYASVRLDIRRIGQIKDGEEVMGNNVRVKVVKNKVAPPFRKAEFDIMYGEGISKTGEIIDLGVTYNVIKKSGSWFSYGETKLGQGRESVRTLLKDNVELAQELEGKIVESVTMGTTTVS
- the bcp gene encoding thioredoxin-dependent thiol peroxidase, with protein sequence MALLNKGDQAPDFSGLNQNGETISLKDFKGKRLILYFYPKDSTPGCTAESCNLSDNYEYWLKQGYEVVGVSPDGVSSHKKFADKYSLTFNLIADTEQEILKAYGAWGEKNMYGKKYMGVLRTTYVIDENGVISEVFEKVKTKEHTDQIIKALDLK
- a CDS encoding SPOR domain-containing protein, encoding MQSKIKKPLFSRLFFYLFICTSFLYNGGVNAQSDPETKAKQLFESRKYEEALPVFEDLTRLYPSDPNLNYYYGACLIETGHFDASALNALKLAGSQQKSDWYLAQYYHANDQWAEAMTAYQQFKGNASSKELNTVSSLDEMMALCAQQINPYKVADEESPADTTQIIEEPTAMPAAVSTEVAFVEPELQNEEAAYADTLISFPVNAQISYLKVSQFKTDEARQDFLDARALEQELNEKLKTSKELRERYEAADDLVKMQLADSILQLEQDSYKLNQEIAQKDQSANLREASYWSSASMNEIAQFRATNQQLQDSIESARREAQIEAMQQAEIIVVEANDSIAIDTLQAEIEPVDEIIYRIQIGAYRNDPPDWVQRLFKKLSVLRRIDQYTDEQGVTVYTVGELKSYEDAQQMLKQIKLEGVSTATIAAYKNNERIPVTEARKLQQNGL